The Clupea harengus chromosome 26, Ch_v2.0.2, whole genome shotgun sequence region CATAATGGGGCCAGATGgcgtggcgtctgatggtattGTGAACTTTATGGCAACGGCACTGATCTCCATCGCTAATAACGGTTAGCAGCAACCGAGCAGAGCTAGCATGGTACTGTATGTTATTGTATAATGCAAATCTTGTCACCTCCCCCACTCACCTCCTATGAATGATCTTGATAAGAGATGTACCTGGTTCATACATGGTTCCTTGTATACCGTCACtccctaagagagagagagagagaaaaaacacattaccACTTGTCCCACTACACACTACCCACAACCTGTGTCTGCGGTCCACCCAAGAACAACAGAACTGTTGATAGGGATGGGAAAGGAATAAAAAGCAAACTACGACGAAAACTACATATCTAAGCATCTATATATGTCTGAGACgttaaacagaagaaaaaaagcttTTTGAAAACCTTTTTATAAAGTATATATTCAGTGATTTAATCTTGTGTAAATTGTATGGGAGTACAAATAGGGAACGTGTGGGCCCCTTGGATTAATTTACTTGAGAATCTAGTGATAAACGGGCCCGTTTTGAAACATTGAAGTGAAGTGATCATTTACATTGATTTACACCTTGTACTTTTAAGGCCTTAAGATTGGTTTGAGGAAAACGAAAAGTTTGCAATAACTCTTCAAAGTGGTTAATTGTAGCCTGTTTCCAGCAAGTGTTTAAGTGTCATGGGATTCCACATAGCCTTGTTGAATGGATATATATCTGTCTATAGAATTCATTATTTGATGTGGCTTTGAACCTTAAAGATGATCATCCAATCAATTGACAGTCTTTCCCAGAAACATTTGTTGTGCTTTtgttaaaaaagaaatgcagtTGGTGttcattaaaagtaaaaaagaaagaaaaaaatgtattaaaaacaatgttaaattAGTACCGTTGATtttatgtgtgaggtgtgaaaGTGCATGCCTGAAATCAAGTTTTTGATATATAAGTTAACAGTTGCAAATCTGGTTCAATTGTTTTCTATGATCATTCACAATGAGCAATGCACCATCAGAGATTACAAATGACTTCATTTAGTAAAAATAAAATGCTGTATCAAACGTTCATACAATACTTAACAATATAACACATCTGTAGATAAATACATTATATGATGTAGATTattggggcggggggtgggaTATTGTTTATCTGATGTGAAGATGGAGGCTGTTGAGAACTGTTGAAATAGCCCAAAGGGATGTAACACTGTAAAGTCAAaagaggatttttttcttttgtttgtttttgttttcacatgtATGCTCTTACTCAGAAACTCTGCTGATGATGTTCTATGCTTTGTGGTAGCGACAAGAAAGAGTCGAGGATCTGTCGATCTGatttgaatatcaaaactattcAACCATCATTTTTCGTGTCATGGAGTCTGATTCAGCATGGATGAAACTGGCACTGACTGTTGTCCAAGCggatatgataaaaaaaaaagtgatgctGATGCAACAAAGCTATGTGAGACATTTTTATTTCGGGCTGCTCACTGTTCCAAAATGCAGGACACTACATCCTGGACACTCCAGCACTGACACCCATGACCACTCAGTCAATACAGTCAGAATATGGTCACTGCTACCCGTATGGTAATGCTCTGTTGAACTTTAATTCCTTAGAAATCAGACGTAAGAGTCCTAGGGACAGTTTATTGGTCTGTCTGATTCATAGCTATGTAAATAACAAGTGTCAGACATTAAGCATAAGGCATCTATGTGGTCAATACCCACCTGTTCATTCAGGTATTATCCtgcatctgtctttcagtgGCCCATACTGAGGTTGACAagagtcatcatcatcattgtttattcagggagaaattgactgagcacagggctcttttgcagcaatgccctgattgaggctacatagtacagaagaacaataaataaacaaaccataacaaaacaaaacagacaaaataaaaaaaaaaaaaacacattaaacaactcagaaattaagtataaaaaataaataaataaaataacataaagtaaaaaagttaaatcagagaatcatttaaaacaacagcattgaggcacatccttattatctaaaaggctcttaaattggttgacagacaaatacttggttaatttcaactccacttgaatagtgttccatttatgggaagcaaataacttaaaagctatttttcCTATATTAGTAGAAGAGTAGCTGTCATGACTCAAATGGAAGTGGAACTTGGAACATCTTGTAAACCACAGCAAGCCCATGTGTAGAGTGGTGTAATATATTAGGAGTGGCAAATCCAGAGTGGGGATGGTAGTTGTTGGAGATGCATCTACAGACATTGCCTTTCAAGAATAATGCGAACACTTATAATGGGATTCCATTGGATACAGAATGTAATGCATAATGTTTCAGTTAATCCCCCAAAGCTAAGTAAACTAagctaagttttttttttgttgaaatggCATAGGCTTAAAAGTCAATTTATTTCTGCTGTGTCTATGATGTGTATTATGACACAAAACAAATATGACTCAGTGGGGACCTTGGATTGGATAAATACAAATACCCACATAAACCCACAACAATAAGGTACACTGAAAGTATATTGAGTTGCACATGTGTGGTacattgagttgcacatgtgcatgaaatgcgctatataaataaaattgccttgccttgaaAATATATTATTCTTCACACCACCACTGGGCAACCAACACAATATTTGTcctgttttaagcaaataaaaacacGTCTGAAAAAGTGTTCCTGAATGTTTTTGTAGGGCAGCTGTTTTTTGTTgtacatttttttcacaaaaaaatgCTTCTCCAATGCTAAACCATAGAGATCTTAAAAGGACCTTTAAAACCTCTGTGATCTGTGTGGCACAGAAATTGTGCGATTTGTCCGCCTGTTCTGCTGGGGGCGCTATGGCACCATGATACAGGAGTGGCAACTGCAGAGGGAGCGGTAACTCGAAGTGAGACAGAAATGCCGTCGCctcaaaaataacaaatagtTATTTATTCTTGCTTCTTCAGACGTTATGTTTAGGTGAGTTTAAATTTTGGTGGCTAATTTTACCATACTCTGACTTTATTTATGCTAATTGGTGAACTAGTCGTCGTCTATATGTTTCAATAGTCAAGTTAAACTTCTCCTGAGCTAATGGTCTGCGTGATAGATCTAAGGTGCTAACCTGCTTTGCCTCAGAATGCTAGCAAGACCAGACAACTTGGCTCATGATGTGGTTGCTAAGCTAACACTTAGCCAAATGTCAGTTGGCAGTGGCACCTGTTCGGGTGACATACGGAGCAATGACGATGGTTTAGTAAGATAAGTGTCCTTGCTGTTGAATGCACTAACCTTAGCTGGTGTGAGGCAGAGGTGTAACGGAAACGTTTGTTAGGTTGTGTAATATTTGTACAAATTCGTAACAATTAACGTTAATTGTCAGATGTCTAACAGGTTTGTCAAGTCACTCTTTCATGTGACGTCATCAAGCTAGCAAAGTTAGATTTTAGCTGTGCTTTTGTCATAGTTAAGGGCAATATGTTTAAAAATATTAGTTGCATTGCTATGACTAGTTacgttagtcacacacacaacagtccaCAACCATTGGTCTACAGCATACATGTTTCGGTGACCGTGAAGTTCATAAACCCACAGACTTTCAGCTATCTTTAAATGTGTGGTTAAGGCAAGGCCACTCTGATGGACTGCAAGTGGCGGATGCTTCTGTCCCAATGAAAAGCCACTGATGTATATTTAGCAGGGTCAGGTCTCCAGTCAGCACGATGCTTCCCAAGAGGTATCCTTTTACTATCAGTAGAGATATTTAGGTAGAGATAATATGAGTGGTAGCCTAGATATCTCACTTGATTTAAGCCGTTTCAGTCAAGCCCCTTCACTGAATATCTCTTCAATATCTCAAATAATAAATCTAACAGGTCTGTTTTATTTACCTACCATCCAAGGCTATCCTTTGATGGTAGAGGCACGGTCTCTCTCAGGTTGTGATTGCTAGTGACGGAATGGTACCGTGTCGCTGGAGTGTCCTGGTACCACTGGTGCTGCTCCTGTCCCAGGCCCAAGGCTTTCTGCACTTCGAGGACGATGATGCCTCTTCGGCTTTTGCCGTGCCGAAGGAGTGGGTGTTGCTCCACGTGGTCCAGGGCCACATTGGCGCAGGCAACTACAGTTACCTGCGACTAAACCACGACGGGCGCATCATCCTACACATGAGCAGCCTCAAAGGCGACGCCGACCTCTACGTGTCAGACAAGACGCTTCGGCCAAGCTTTGACACCTACAAGCTGCAGTCGGTCACATGCGGGCATGACGTGGTGGTGGTGCCCGGGGAGTTCACCCGCCCTGTGGGCATTGGCATCTACGGTCACCCCTCTCACCAGGAGAGCGAGTTTGAAATGAAAGTGTTCTACGACCAGACTGTCCTGACTGAGGACCCTTTCCAAAGGGACTCGTACCCCTCAGAAGAGGGCACCCACGGCCAACCCAGGTACCCTCAGGGAGGGGGACAGGAGGActttgaggaggaggaagagtccATCTTCTGGACCATTCTCATTGGCATTTTGAAAATCATACTTGAAATCTTGTTCTGAGTAACAGACAAAGCACTTGtgatgtgagtgtttttttgtttttttgtttttttttttccattgagaGAAACTCCCAAGAAATGGTGGGAAGTAGACTATGGATGCCTCGAACTAAAGTGATTTACTAAAGCGATATTTTCAAACAGCTATTTTTTGATCAGACTTCAATTTTGTATTGATCATAGAAAAAGtgtacaaaaaaataaagttcAGAAGGTGAATGAATTTATCTCCGCCTTGACCATACGCCTCAGATTCATACCACTGGCTCACAAGTGTAACTTCTGGAGAACAGCTACTCACGCATCACCTTGTTCACCACGCTGGTCGTTCTGTGGTGTTAATGCCGTTTAATGTGAAGATTTGGGAACCACTACTTTGAAATTGACAACAGACCTGCTCTGtaacaggagaagagaaagggcaGAAGCATGTAGGGAGAAATATCCTTTTGTGCCTTTTCATCAGTCCCATCACACCGCCCCCAACTCCCCATTGGCTAATGGTGAGGCTCAATCACACAGTGGaattatttgtaaatatttcCAAATAAAGAGAACCACTTATCTTTGCAAAACTGCATTTGTGTGACTTTACAATGGAGTTGTAATGGTTTTagtgaaagaaatgaaaaaaccTAAAAGTCACGTGGCCAGTGATTCCAGGCCAGGGTTACCTTTGGGTTGCCAGGGATGCCATTTTAATAACATCAATAAAGCGTCTAGAAAGAAATCATAAACCACAGGGCAATTCACAAGCTAATCCTAATGACTCCTGGCCTTTGTATTTCAGTTCAGAAAGTGAACACCCTGGTTgagctccagagagagagagagaggggcaggcagAGCAGATATCCCAGAACATCTAGGGTGTTTCAGAGTTAGGGTAAGTCAGTGTTTATAGGGTTAATGGTCTATGTTTGCAGGATGTGAAGATCTTGTGATGCTTTTCCAGACGGACTGAGTAGTCCATCTAAAATTGAACCCAGTAGATATTTAGGAAGGCTCTTCCTTCCATGAGAGAGTTGATGCTTCACAGTCAGTGGGAAACCTCAAAAAAATGTAGAAATCACCTTCAATGTGCGGTAGAACTTGGCGAGTATGTTAAATACTCCATAGTACTTATTGGACACATTTTCTGCAAAACACAAATATCTACTCAGTTTTCAAACATTAGGGGGCGCAAGAACTCCACTACTAGGAGATCTGTGGTGGCATCCAACTGATCTGTGAAGAGTGTATATCCAGCCTTTATAATAGTACGCCCAGGCTGGTCTGTGAAGAGTGTTTATCCAGCCTTCATTACAGAggcttcttgtgtgtgtgtgtgtgtgtgtgtgtgtgtgtatgtgtgtgtgtgtgtcaggcccaGGCGTTATTGCTTTGGTCGTAGCACAAGCAGATAACACAAGCAGGTAATGTGGGatgttcaaaaaaaaaagtttattcaCTTGCTTCCAAACATCAAATACCAAAATGACCATCAAAACAAAAGGAAGTCTCTGTCACACCTACATTAGTATTCACAGTATATAAAACTTCAACAAGGCACTCTCCAGCAGCTACTCACTCATTTACACTAAATAAATTATTTTTGTAgcatgttttttgtttaaaaaaaaaaaaatgcatggtCCAGTTCAAGTATCTCTACAGTTAAAGCACTGTCCAGATTATGACATCATTTTAAATTAACCGCAAGAAAACAAATATAGGATGTGGAAATCAAGTAGCCTAGCTGGCTCACAAAATGGTGACAGTGACTCTTGCATCTTATTATTATCTTTACTGAGATATGACTTagaatttgtgtttgtttattgtcaTGGCTGCAGTGTTTATTAGCCTTTCACTAGCAAGCAAATTCTGGGCGCTCCAGAGGGCTGTACGAAGCGAGGTTACTGGTTTATCCAGATACCTTCAGGAGTAACTTCCCAATTAACCCTTACTACGAAAGGTGGATATGTTTTACTTGAGGTATGCTGTCATGGCTATTTACGTTGCATCTATGCACTGCTCCGAGCGGGTTACGTTCGTGTTTAACTCGATGTTACTCTATGTAAGCACCGCCTCTTCACCCACTTCACCCTCCTCTTCATCGACATTGGGCGAGGATGTGTAAAGACCGTCAAAAAGCTTATCCCGATTATGTTCTCTGTGAAAGATATCAATTTTCATCTAAGTGAATTCGCTATATTCACTATTCATTACTGGCAACTGCTAGGGCCAGATACGTCCAATGCCAGTCGCCGGAGTAATGCAAGGCACTGTTGGACGCCTTCCTTGCATGGCCTGCGGAGACTTCATATAGGCCTTATTCCAAAGGTAATGTTGAACATCTGAGCAAGAATAGGCTACTGTATGCCGTGCAGTTGAGCCACTTGCTCTCGCTAAACCGATGGATGCATTTGTTGTGTTCCTTTGGCCATTTCAGCACTCTAAATATCAAAGAAGCTTTTTATGAGATTGCAGGTAATTCGCAATATAATATAGTAATAATGGTCTGATTTCAATATGCATAGACTCTGCTTACATTTTGTCATAGGATTGCTGAGGTTGATTGGTGCGAACGTTCCCCTTTTATGTGAGCATGCAACATTTAACACCAATTTAGGCAAACAGGGTTTGTCAACCCTGACTTCCCTCATAACCCTAGGTTAAATCTGAGTAGGTTAAACTCCCTTCGTAGTACAGCCCTCAGGCAATGAGTGTCTTCTGTCAGTTGGACAACGATTTTAGTTTAAAGCTGCTTAGGTACTTAATTTAATACAGAATAAGGAAGGAGCCAGCATAGATAGTGGGAATTACTTGAACAGCCAAATCTGATAACAGTACAGACAGTACAGTCATGTGGATAACAGCAATGAAATAAACGCCACCCCATAAAACAGAACAAATTACGAAATGACAGTCTATACAATCCAGGTACAAAGTATTTGAAGAAATATTTGCATCAAAATGTATTCACAAGTATTTAACAAAATTAGAGAACTACCTGAGGATACTTTTGTGCCTGTCTTCAAAGTTGACACAACAAATAGTATTAAAGGCCTTGACACTTTAAGCTAATTTAGGTAATTTAGGCATTCAGCAAGCCACTAGATGTTTGTATCACGTattgtgtatgtacatacacaatATAATATCCTCGTAAAAATAAGAATATATTTGTTTTTCCTGAAACTTGCAAGAATTCTCATTCAGTGCTATACAATATACTCATTGCATGGTATAAGGCACCAGAAGCTCTCTAAAGACACTCATCTCTTTGTTTTACTACGCTTACACAAATGTTTTACTCAAAACGATGTtattgtgtgagtgattgtgcgGTTGTAATGCTATAGTAATTTTACATTCGTGTGTCCAGCTCTGGGTGTTATTTGTCATGCTCAGTGCTTGCACTTTCGCTTCACCTGAGTTATCTCATCACTAGGTGAGATGTTGGAGGCCTCttgatgtctgtctctctctctctctctctcgctctcgctctctctctccccctccccctctctctctctctctctctctctctctctctctctctctctctctcccatatcaTTTTCTGACTACCACCCGCCAACGCTATTGATCATCCTGTCCTCCCTGTCTCGTCCCTTCTTCTTGTCTCGATATTCATTCCGAAGCTGAACGCGTGCAGTCATCATCCATTCCCTGCCAGTGCCAAGTCATCATTCTGAGCCAAACGTGTCCATCTGGCCAATGAGTAGGCTCCCCTCTGACAGCTGAGACAAGTATTTCTgtgggaaataaatacataaataaaaacagaccaTACAATTCCCAGTAAATTGATTTCAGATGTTGCACACTtgttacaaaataaaacaagtacATGTAAGCATGTGAAAACTGAATTGGCGTGTGAAATACAGTTTAATTTGTAGATTCTTAGCACCTGCAGTGTGCCCCCATTATTTTCCTGACTTGTTAATGGTACTATGTAATGCAAGTAAAAAAGGGGCAGGACAAACAAGACTGGAGGACTcaaaatagagtgagagagagtgagtgaaaataTACCAGGCTCCTCCTGTACATTGGGAGCAGAGGTACCACACGGCCCTAGTCTCCCTCATCTTATAAGTTGCAACCAGGAGAGGCAGGACGCTAACTAGGGAACGTGCTGTTCTACCAGCTACTGCTCCGCTGTCATTCACAGCCCCTCCTCCTTCTGAGTTTGATGGACAGCACAGCTGTTTTTGGAATTTGCGTACTTTTTTTTCCCCGAACGCCCTCTCttgcctccacccccccctgGGAATGCGATCTGTCGAACGTCAAAGTATCCGCTGCTCCCGGTGCATCTCAGCTGCGCTCGCTCTCTTGTGCTTCTTGGTGCGGAATCGTTGCCTTGCGTTGTGAGATGGACGCTAATGAGAAACCCAATCCTGCCTTAGACGCAGGAAGTCTCCGTGAGGTGGCAGCACAAGTTTGCCCCGATGACTCACTCATTAATACCCCAAAGCCGAAAGAGCAACAACATAACCCTGAACTGCATGCTCTCACCGTGTCACATGAGCATGACAACATCTGActactgtaaaaaaaagatttaaaagaaAAGTATCGTGCTAAAACAATCAAATAAATCTCATGTTCGCCATGACAACTCATCAAAGTTGTCACCTTTTCCATCCAGAACCCTTTGGTCCTCTCTGGCCAAATGCTTAGCACGTTCTACAATTAAAAATACCATCTAAGCCCCCTTCTAGTCATTAACCCCTGACCTCCAATGCCTCCACACAGCTTGATGCACAATCCTCTCCACTAATGGCCTGCTCATGAACATCCCAGTTGGGGAAATGGTGAACCAGAGCCAAAAGGCTAACATTGCATCAGCTCTTTAGTCTAATGGCCATCTACGTAAGTGAGTTCTCAATCTTAtctggctttctctctcctgtgggGTGGCTAACATACATGAACATAACTCATTGGGTATTTTGGACTCTATTACTTAACAATGTATTAAATTTGGCCCTGAGAGAAAACAAACTGGTCTGCTCAGAATCTTGAAATTATAGACTTCAAATGTATAAGTGTTAAGGGATAAAAGTTCTAGCTTGTGCTTGTCGGTAGTATAAACAAACAAGTGTGATCCAAGCCACAgtttaaaactttaaaaaagtaactagaaatagcaacagaatgtgaagaatTAACTGTTTTGACCTAATATCAAAAACACCTATACACTGTGTTGCCTAAATGTCCACTCAAATTAGCATGCTAGCCAGCTAGTCCCGGTCCGTCCTCTCTCATAAAACCACTTTGTACCTCAAGCGATGCTAGTGACTCACTGTAGCAAAAATACAGCAGGCAAAGTCAGGATGCAGTCACAGGCATAAACCTACAGTCAGGAATGTTAAAAATCCCATTTCAGAGGCTAAAATAATGACCATTACACTGTTGTAAATTCCTGGAGAATTTTTTGAGCATCAAACCATATGAGTGCCGGATTGAATTTACGAATGGACCCAAGTAAGTATGGCAATCCTATAGGAAGTATCAACAAGTAGCACAGTCACAAGCCCCATCGGTTAACCTTACATAACAGCTATCAGCTAGCTCGAAAGCTTGAGTGCTTAAATGAAGGCCTACAGGGGTCTGTTTACCTCGACTAAGTTAATGTAACATATAAATATCATGTTCATTGATGACACTAATGGTAGCCCAGATATCTTTCAATCATATAAATATTTTCATGCTACGTGTAGCCTTCAGTGTCTGTCACCTTGGCCAAACTTTTAGCTTACTTCTGCAACGGGAGAGGAGGGTGTAGGCTATAAATGTAGTAATAAACTGCCCCCAGTCTGCTTGGGGGTGGGAGTATGAAATCCTTGAGCTCGCTAGCCGTTAGTCAGGCATACATATATCctctataaaaatgaaaatagatAACAGGTCATCTGCGTTCAGTAAAACTATATTATAAATGACAAGACCCTTGTAAGCAACTGGGGAATGCACATACTCAAAGTATAACTGTACTGACCTGGAGATTCCTATAGTGAACGGTGCTTCTGCAGTGTGTTGTTTTGGCCACGTCCTCACTGCTGTAGAAGAGCCCACACAGTTTACAGTAGAAGGCTGCTCTAGGCACAATAAACTCCACAcctaaaataaacaacaacatcagtATAAGGCATCAATTATGTCATTGCAAGCATTAGTTGTTTTTAATATGATTTTGCAATGTTCTGCTAGCCTTCTTGGATCACACTAGAAAGGATATCAGTTATATGTTATAATATTAGGTTCATTCAAATATTCAATAAGATTAGTCTTAGCCTTTAACAGTAACAAAAACAGGCACTGGTTTGTTAAAGTGTCATTATTAAAATATGTTTCTTAATTGATCCTAATAACCATCATATCAAGTACGAATGTGAGAAGAAACCGTACCATGTCCAATTCATTCATCTATCTTCAGTTGAAAGAGAAGCATCGTAGTAGAAAGCATATATAAGGACGACCAATTAAACATACTAGCTATTACCTGGGTGAGAGAAAACTAGTTCCCAGTATTACGCTTACCCAGTGGTATACTGTGCTCATTGATCACTTTTTCTTGTTCCCGGGATGGCGAAGGGGCCTCAGTGTCTATCCGAAGTGGAGAATGACCATGTACTGAATTGAGGTCTatggaaatgaaatgtaaaaagaTACCCTAGTACAAACTATTCAGAAACACTCCTGATATGCAAACAGTTGAGAAAAGGAAATGGCGTCATTCAGAACATTGACAggaaacatacaaaacacattttaaagagAGGATCACATTTTTGTATATAGCAGCAAAATCCCACCATCCCTCACCCATGAAGGTATCATTGTGTAGTATAGCCTATCACTACTTTTCCACCAAGTATTTCATTTTGTCAATCTTCTACTCTGTTGCCTGGTTGTGAACAATTGAATaataaaaagaataaagaaaaccAACCTTTCCTCTGGCACTGGCCATCCTcctttatctgtgtgtctttgtgtaaatTCTCAGTCACATGACCGGACTTTCCTGTGTCAACATCCCTGTTTGGCTCTGCGGGCTTGGCAGAGTCACATTCGCCATTGTGGTTTGAAAGGCAGTCTGGTGCTGATTTGGGAGCTTCAGCACCACTCATGTCTGGTGTGGAGCATGTCTCCTCCAAGGCAACCTTAAACTCCTGATTGGGGAAGTGATTGAGGTCTGAGCTGTGAGGCTCTGATGTGCTTTTGTCCTCTTTGGTTTCCTTGGGAGAAGTGGCTGCCGGGGCATCCTCAGGGTCTTCCCGAGGAGGGGAGCCATCCTGGCTATCCCCTCTCTGTGTATCCAAGGACGCTGTTGGGTTGGAGTCTAGTTTGGCCTCAGTCAGGCCTGCAGATGAAGTCTCCTCTCTGAGAGACTCTTCCTGAAGTTCCAGTATGTCAGGCTCAATTATAGAGTCTTCCTCTTCTCCGACCTCATCCACTGTCACAAGCTCCTCCATGTTCTTTGGGTACCAGGACTCTCCTTCCGTGTCATCACTCTCCGACTCTTCAGCCTGGGTgaaaataatgtattatattCAGAGTAAATGGAAACATCTTTAAAAATCATAGCTAAATACTTTAATTACACTGAAAAGTGTTgtcatttaaatatatttaatggagtatgaaaacatttgtttttgcatATTGGTGACATGTAAACTTCAAATGTAAATGCGAAGATTTAGAAACTGTGCCTACCCCACTCTCTTTGTCCTGGTCAACTTCTGTAGCATCTGTATTCTTGCTCACACTGGGAGGAGAAACTGACCTCTCCTTCGATGATTCCTCCCTTTGGTGTTGTCCCTGTAAGAGGGTCAAGTCAGCACCCAGTAGCAcagtatgctttttttttttttgatgagaCATACTTATGAACACAAAGATCCCTAATAATTTCCTATTACCCAAACTCTAAGatagtgtgttactgtgtgttatTGCATACATTGCGTACATTGTTGTTTGGATCTTTCTCGTCCTTCTCTGCTGGTTGTCTTC contains the following coding sequences:
- the c26h6orf120 gene encoding UPF0669 protein C6orf120 homolog, which gives rise to MVPCRWSVLVPLVLLLSQAQGFLHFEDDDASSAFAVPKEWVLLHVVQGHIGAGNYSYLRLNHDGRIILHMSSLKGDADLYVSDKTLRPSFDTYKLQSVTCGHDVVVVPGEFTRPVGIGIYGHPSHQESEFEMKVFYDQTVLTEDPFQRDSYPSEEGTHGQPRYPQGGGQEDFEEEEESIFWTILIGILKIILEILF